In Macrotis lagotis isolate mMagLag1 chromosome 8, bilby.v1.9.chrom.fasta, whole genome shotgun sequence, a single genomic region encodes these proteins:
- the SEC22C gene encoding vesicle-trafficking protein SEC22c, translated as MSMILFACVVRVRDGLPLSASTDFHHNQDFLECRKRLKMLSLILTQFPERGTAEGHNLCIYFDSFGTISCMGICSRSYPVAMAFCFLETLRWEFITSYDNTSIGLASRPYAFLKFDSVIQKVKWHFNYASSSQLKDNLEKIQEELMLQPPLVLRLEDMEVINGLRSSHSPMQVEYAPNYRMKPVTALGILSLVLNIMCAALNLIRGIHLAEHSLQDDPEAVGNIMAFLIPFVACIFQCYLYLFYSSTRLLKVAIILFFICLSNIYLYGLRNLWQILFHIGVAFLSSYQILTRQLQDKVLDSGV; from the exons ATGTCCATGATCCTTTTTGCATGTGTGGTACGGGTGAGAGATGGATTGCCCCTTTCTGCCTCCACAGATTTTCATCATAACCAGGACTTTTTGGAATGCAGAAAACGGCTAAAAATGTTGTCCTTAATTTTGACACAGTTTCCAGAAAGAGGGACTGCAGAAGGACATAACCTCTGTATATA TTTTGATTCTTTTGGAACCATATCCTGCATGGGGATCTGCTCCCGCAGTTATCCTGTGGCCATGGCCTTCTGCTTTCTAGAGACTCTTCGGTGGGAGTTCATAACTTCTTATGACAATACCAGCATAGGCCTGGCTTCCAGACCATATGCCTTTCTCAAATTTG ATAGTGTCATTCAGAAAGTGAAATGGCATTTTAACTATGCAAGCTCTTCTCAGCTGAAGGACAACTTGGAAAAGATTCAGGAAGAACTGATGCTCCAGCCTCCACTGGTCCTGAGATTAGAGGATATGGAAGTGATTAATGGACTGAGAAGTAGTCATTCACCAATGCAGGTTGAATATG CTCCAAATTACCGGATGAAGCCAGTGACAGCTCTGGGGATTCTGTCTCTTGTTTTAAACATCATGTGTGCTGCTTTGAATCTTATTCGAGGAATTCATCTAGCAGAGCATTCTTTACAG GATGATCCTGAGGCAGTTGGGAATATAATGGCATTCCTTATCCCTTTTGTAGCCTGCATTTTTCAG TGTTATCTGTACCTGTTCTACAGCTCCACAAGGCTTCTGAAGGTGGCCATCATCCTGTTCTTCATTTGTCTGAGCAATATTTACCTGTACGGACTAAGGAACCTCTGGCAAATCCTCTTCCACATAGGAGTGGCTTTTCTGTCCTCCTATCAGATACTGACGAGACAATTGCAAGACAAGGTGCTTGACAGCGGTGTTTGA